From a single Nicotiana tabacum cultivar K326 chromosome 8, ASM71507v2, whole genome shotgun sequence genomic region:
- the LOC107786412 gene encoding L-aspartate oxidase 2-b, chloroplastic-like → MATGIASGCGQLHLRKPVYLRNSYGNKAHSHSNVILNGTQNQIAWSSWVSNVLRVNRSSYPQCQVIKTNWKSRRGTIKSSQQRDGSVTRYFDFIVIGSGIAGLRYALEVAKHGTVAVITKAEPHESSTNYAQGGVSAVLCPLDSVENHIQDTIVAGAYLCDKETVKVVCTEGPERIRELIAIGASFDHGEDGNLDLAREGGHSHRRIVHAADMTGREIERALLEAVFKNPNIHVFQHHFAIDLLTTQDGSDVVCHGVDTIHTETKEVIRFISKVTLLASGGVGHIYPSTTNPTVATGDGMAMAHRAQAVISNMEFVQFHPTALADEGLPNIPSARENAFLITEAVRGDGGILYNLDMERFMPMYDERAELAPRDVVARSIDDQLKKRGEKYVLLDISHKPREKVLSHFPNIAAECLRHGLDITQQPIPVVPAAHYMCGGVRAGLEGETNVQGLYVAGEVACTGLHGANRLASNSLLEALVFARRAVQPSIDHVNVSRIDNGASSWWPRPVAPLALGDTVLNKVIRRTREVRKELQSIMWEYVGIVRSTSRLNTAEKRIKELELEWETYLFQHGWEPTMVGVEACEMRNLFCCANLVVSSALSRQESRGLHYTTDFPHVEESERLPTVIFPSQRNSTWSTRQLHAQPIS, encoded by the exons ATGGCAACTGGTATCGCTTCAGGATGCGGACAGTTACATTTGAGGAAGCCTGTCTACTTGAGGAATAGCTATGGAAATAAAGCTCACTCTCATTCCAATGTGATTCTCAACGGCACGCAAAACCAGATCGCTTG GTCTAGTTGGGTTTCAAATGTCTTGCGAGTTAATAGAAGTAGCTATCCACAATGTCAAGTGATAAAAACAAACTGGAAGTCTCGGCGAGGAACAATCAAATCTAGCCAGCAGAGAGATGGATCAGTTACTAGGTACTTCGATTTCATTGTGATTGGTAGTGGAATTGCTGGCCTTCGATATGCACTTGAGGTTGCCAAGCATGGAACTGTGGCTGTGATAACCAAGGCTGAGCCACATGAGAGTAGCACTAACTATGCTCAAGGTGGTGTAAGTGCTGTGCTCTGCCCTTTGGATTCAGTGGAGAACCACATACAAGATACAATTGTGGCAGGTGCTTACCTCTGTGATAAGGAGACTGTTAAA GTAGTGTGTACTGAAGGACCTGAGAGAATTAGAGAACTGATCGCTATAGGTGCTTCATTCGATCATGGGGAGGACGGAAATCTGGATCTAGCCAGGGAAGGAGGCCACTCCCATCGTCGAATTGTCCATGCTGCTGATATGACTGGCAGAGAGATTGAAAGAGCCTTATTAGAGGCAGTGTTTAAGAATCCTAATATACATGTGTTTCAACACCATTTTGCTATCGATTTGTTGACCACTCAG GATGGTTCTGACGTAGTATGTCATGGCGTTGATACTATACACACGGAAACGAAGGAG GTTATAAGATTCATTTCAAAAGTGACTTTGCTAGCATCAGGTGGAGTTGGACATATCTATCCAAGTACTACTAATCCGACG GTTGCAACTGGTGATGGAATGGCTATGGCTCATCGAGCTCAAGCTGTAATTTCCAACATGGA GTTTGTGCAATTCCACCCAACTGCCTTGGCTGATGAAGGGCTTCCCAACATACCAAGTGCCAGAGAGAATGCTTTTTTGATAACTGAAGCTGTCAGAGGTGATGGAGGCATCCTTTATAACTTAGATATGGAAAGATTTATGCCAATGTATGATGAAAGAGCAGAACTTGCCCCGAGAGATGTGGTAGCAAGAAGTATAGATGACCAGCTCAAAAAGCGTGGCGAAAAGTATGTTCTTCTTGATATCAGTCACAAGCCCAGAGAGAAGGTTCTGTCCCATTTTCCTAATATAGCTGCTGAGTGTCTCCGCCATGGGTTAGACATAACACAGCAGCCGATTCCGGTGGTTCCTGCTGCTCACTACATGTGTGGTGGAGTCCGTGCTGGACTCGAGGGTGAGACTAATGTGCAAGGTCTTTATGTGGCAGGTGAAGTTGCATGTACTGGTTTACATGGTGCAAACCGACTTGCTAGCAACTCATTGCTTGAAGCACTAGTGTTTGCACGAAGAGCTGTACAGCCTTCAATTGATCATGTGAACGTGTCTAGAATTGATAACGGTGCATCAAGTTGGTGGCCGCGGCCTGTAGCCCCCCTGGCACTAGGAGATACAGTACTTAACAAAGTCATCCGTCGGACAAGGGAAGTGAGGAAAGAACTACAGTCAATCATGTGGGAATATGTTGGAATTGTTAGGTCTACCTCAAGACTAAATACTGCTGAGAAGAGAATCAAAGAGTTGGAGTTGGAATGGGAAACATACCTGTTTCAGCATGGCTGGGAACCAACAATGGTTGGAGTAGAGGCTTGTGAGATGAGGAATCTCTTCTGTTGTGCCAACCTGGTAGTTAGCAGTGCTCTTTCTCGACAAGAGAGTCGTGGGCTTCACTACACCACTGATTTTCCTCATGTTGAGGAAAGCGAGAGGTTGCCAACGGTTATCTTTCCTTCTCAGCGAAATAGCACATGGAGCACACGGCAATTACACGCGCAGCCGATAAGTTAG